Proteins encoded within one genomic window of Methanobrevibacter sp.:
- a CDS encoding site-specific DNA-methyltransferase: protein MAIHNKSHHNHALMSLNKMHKDKTLKQKTAADFERPEKSMISLSIMDCCEFLKKIPDGSIQLICIDPPYNLELEEWDIYDNYIEWAAKWLDEAYRVLADSGSLVIFGGLQFRDVKSGDLVSIIQHVRHNTKFKLINTIIWYYKNGMSARRFFANRHEEVIWLVKTNNYYFDLDSVRVPYSEEQLKLALKDKRLNPENTRKGKNPTNVWEIGRLNGNSKERVGHPTQKPVEIIERFVKALSYPGSIVLDFFAGSGTVGRVCITEGRHCIMCDSDSASIDYFNKHIELMEGLGQDTSYIDVQNIDDFFNIDEE from the coding sequence ATGGCTATTCATAACAAATCACATCACAATCATGCACTCATGTCATTGAATAAAATGCATAAAGATAAAACGCTTAAACAAAAAACAGCTGCTGACTTTGAGAGGCCTGAAAAATCTATGATTTCACTAAGCATAATGGATTGCTGTGAATTTCTTAAAAAAATTCCTGACGGGTCCATTCAACTTATCTGTATCGACCCCCCATATAATCTTGAACTTGAAGAATGGGATATTTATGATAACTATATTGAATGGGCTGCCAAGTGGTTAGATGAAGCGTATAGAGTATTAGCTGATTCTGGAAGTCTGGTTATTTTCGGTGGACTGCAATTTAGAGATGTTAAATCAGGAGACCTCGTCAGTATAATTCAACATGTTAGACATAACACAAAATTCAAACTCATCAATACAATTATCTGGTACTACAAGAATGGTATGTCAGCACGCAGGTTTTTTGCAAATAGGCATGAAGAAGTAATCTGGTTGGTGAAAACCAACAACTATTATTTCGATTTAGATTCAGTAAGAGTTCCTTATTCAGAGGAACAGCTGAAACTTGCGTTAAAAGATAAAAGACTTAATCCTGAAAACACACGTAAAGGGAAAAATCCAACTAATGTTTGGGAAATAGGTAGGTTAAACGGAAACAGCAAAGAACGTGTTGGTCACCCAACACAAAAACCAGTTGAAATTATTGAACGATTTGTAAAGGCACTTTCCTATCCAGGTTCTATCGTTCTTGATTTTTTTGCAGGAAGTGGAACCGTTGGAAGAGTTTGCATCACAGAAGGAAGACATTGCATTATGTGTGACAGTGATTCTGCATCGATTGATTACTTCAACAAGCACATTGAGTTAATGGAAGGATTAGGACAAGATACATCATATATAGACGTTCAAAACATAGATGACTTTTTTAATATTGATGAGGAGTGA